In the genome of Oncorhynchus clarkii lewisi isolate Uvic-CL-2024 chromosome 22, UVic_Ocla_1.0, whole genome shotgun sequence, one region contains:
- the LOC139380306 gene encoding uridine phosphorylase 2-like translates to MGTVTDHSEYTEPEVLFKNPQIHVKNPHLDTMEEDILYHFNLGTKTHNLPEMFGDVKFVCVGGSANRMKSFAQFIHQELALPGNMDNVTDICEGTDRYSMYKVGPVLSISHGMGVPSISIMLHELIKLLHHARCIDFILFRIGTSGGVGLEAGTVVVTDKAVDCFFRAQFEQVVLGKVVNRSTELDVGVSKELLQCSSELDDVPTVIGNTMCTSDFYEGQGRLDGALCSFSTEDKREYLRKAYNTGVRNIEMESTVFAAMCRACAIKAAVVCVTLLNRFDGDQISTPHDVLVEYQQRPQVLVAHFIKKRLGLVV, encoded by the exons ATGGGGACTGTCACGGACCATTCTGAATATACCGA ACCGGAGGTCCTTTTCAAGAACCCACAGATCCATGTTAAAAACCCCCACTTGGATACAATGGAAGAGGACATTCTCTATCACTTCAACCTGGGGACCAAGACCCACAACCTACCTGAGATGTTTGGAGACGTCAAG TTTGTGTGCGTCGGCGGGAGTGCCAATCGGATGAAGTCCTTTGCTCAGTTCATTCACCAGGAGCTGGCCTTGCCCGGAAACATGGATAATGTCACAGATATCTGTGAAGGAACCGACCGCTACTCCATGTACAAAGTGGGACCCGTACTTTCTATCAGT CATGGTATGGGCGTCCCCTCCATCTCCATCATGCTCCATGAGCTCATCAAACTGCTGCATCATGCCCGCTGCATCGACTTCATCCTCTTCCGCATTGGCACCTCCGGTGGAGTCG GTCTGGAAGCAGGAACAGTAGTGGTCACAGACAAGGCGGTGGACTGCTTCTTCCGCGCCCAGTTTGAGCAGGTAGTTCTAGGTAAGGTGGTCAACAGGAGCACAGAGCTGGATGTGGGCGTATCCAAGGAGCTGCTGCAGTGCTCGTCCGAGTTAGACGACGTGCCAACCGTCATCGGAAACACCATGTGCACCAGTGACTTCTACGAAG GTCAGGGTCGGCTTGATGGAGCTCTCTGCTCCTTCTCCACTGAGGACAAGCGGGAGTACTTAAGGAAAGCCTATAACACAGGAGTCAGGAATATTGAGATGGAGTCCACCGTCTTCGCAGCCATGTGTCGTGCCTGTGCCATCAAAG CGGCTGTCGTCTGTGTGACTTTGTTGAACCGTTTCGATGGGGATCAGATCTCCACCCCTCATGATGTGCTAGTGGAGTACCAACAGAGACCTCAGGTTCTGGTGGCCCACTTCATCAAGAAACGCCTGGGCCTCGTCGTCTAA